One Vespula vulgaris chromosome 7, iyVesVulg1.1, whole genome shotgun sequence genomic window, TAACAACCTCCGTTCCGATGGCGTTGTAGAATTGTGAGTTTATCGCTGCTAATGCCGTCATGGAGTTTCGATTGAATTCCCATTAGTCTTTATATATCGAATGTGCTTGTTTTATCGGTAATGGATCaatgatctttctttccttaaattatatttctcgtCAAAGCGTTAAATTCGATCTCGATGTAACGTTCCAAATAAATCAAGCgacaattttcttcgattatcaATGTTCTCGTTAATTGGCCGCTTTTAATTTACGAAGtgttttactattttttatttgcgacatttatagaacaaaaaaaataaatagataaaactaACGTTATCGGTTAAACGCAAAAATTCCaaaaatttcaatgtattCGTACACGAATAAAATGCAATGACGTGCAAGGCGTCGATCGGATaaatcgagatcgagatcaATGCACCGAAATACACCGTTCGGACGGATCCCACACGCCCTGTACGTAAGAGATCGGATGGCATGGAGAAACATAAATACGTCCGGCGATAAGCAGCGGCCTTTTCAATACGAGTCTCGGTTCTTTGAATGTTATCGGTTCACcctatatgtaggtatgtatctGAAACGCAATGAGGCCGAGCACATTCCAGGACTCGTGAGATACGAGCTTGGGACTGGTCCTAGACGCCAGAACTCGAGACTACCGTACTGCCCTCGGTAACATTACGGTCCCTTAATTACGCTACAAATTACTTTCGCAGCGAGTACGTCGTAAAACATTCTTTAAGCCTCATGGAAATGATCTCGAGCAATATATCACGTTTAAAAATTGGGAGTCTATCGAttcataaaggaaaaaaaaaaagggaacaaGACCGACCAGCACGAGCGAtctaatcgaatttaatataaaaattcattaaaattcaattttgttCATTTCGTCGAACCTCGTCGATATGTTTATCATAGATAATCAAAGTTTGGAATTCTCTAAACTCGATCGTCGTCGATCGGGAATTTACGAGCTACGTAATcggtaatatttttctttcacaatcaGTGCGTGAATTCTGGCCGTAGAACGCTACTCTTAAAAGCCAAAACGAGTTTGCAATCCAGATGCCGTACGTTACGTTTACGTTCGTACACTCGACACATCGCGACTGTAAATCTTTATCCGCAGGATTGATAATAATCGGGGAGGAGGTAGTGGAGAATTGTTGGACCGTCATTAGTTAAAATTGCCAGACGATCGGCCAGTTGGTGCGTGTATCACGAACGATGAAATGAATGCTCGCTCGTGTTGCCAAAGCTCGTATCTCGCGATGATGTatcgcgaaaaaaaagaaagagatgaagagacagatagatcgATCCCGTTTTTCGACGAACGTCCGACGGACGTGTTACCGAGATCGAACTGGAACGAAACGTCGTTGATAGCTTAATTAACATAATCTCGAATCAACGTTAAGAGAGTCTCGGAAGGGACAACGCTCGAAAGGCGTTTAACGTTGAGAGCAGAGATCGAGCAGACAATATAACGATTTGAATCGAAGAAGATCGGCAGTTAAGAAAATGGCATAGAGGTCGGGACATTTCCTTTCGACGTCGAATAAATACTTGAACATATTCCcccttatctctttttctttctcattctggAGTAGTAATTAAGGATAAACGTCGTTGGGAATCGTACGGCATGGGGCATGGCTCGCGATACGTTCATATAagtatcgattaaaatcgCAGCAATGTCAGTCGAAGGGAGAACTCTTTCGCTCATTCGAATGATGCAAGAATCCGATAAGAATCCCAGAACTCGATGTGTGGCCATTGCCGCGTGCGTGAATATCCGTTTAATCTCAACGCGAGTCTCCTGCCTTCTCGATGAGTTCCTCGTACGGGAGGCGCCAGTTAGTTAACCGTTCACCCCCAAAGAACGATGGCTCAATTAAGCTCCTACAGGAACGACTACTATCTCTTGTTGTACCATTTCTATAAATCTTGGAAGGATGCGACACGATCCCAGTCTCtacgtcttttctctctttcaaccgGCGGCTCGAGTTTCAAAgcgaatattttctctcttcccctctctctctctctctttctttcgctcttctAATTACACCAATGACGGCTCTAACTCGTCTTCCCGTAACTCGATAGACAGATATTACGCTTTCTTACGACGAAAGGCTGTTGGCTCGCTCGATTCTTCGTCGTCATgatgttatttatatcatcTACATTTATGTAGTTACGCGTAATAACTATAGATTTAcagagatatataattttttaatcgatagatAGAGGGACACTTGATATCTCGTggtaattgaataattaatattaattcgtgttatattactatattaatttataagtatatatttcattttatcggtTCGTCGAGACGATAACGTTTTTAATTTACTATCAAGAAGGTGATAGCGCTAATATCACCTTCGGATCGTATGCCTTTCTCGCTACGCTTCGACTACGTAAAAAAGAGCGCATTGAGCGTTGCACGAATACGTACACAAAATATCGTCCGACCTATTATACAGTAATTATCGCTCACGGCGTTATCCATTTTACTTTATACCCGTTTAACCTTCACAATGATGAAAAAGGGAATCCTACCGTGATGCTGCAGATAAACGAAACACCAGTTTCTGGTTACAGAGTTACGTAGCGCAATTAAATCGAAAGTATACaagagaaagggggaaaggTGAAGAGAGCCGAGTAGAAAGGGACAGACCTTCGTGAATGAAGAATGCCGAGGTTTTGCCGTGAGGCCTGTTttgcataaaaattataagcCGAATTAATGTTTTCACCTCCGTAAGCTCATACGCGTACCGTACGGCCGATGCGTGACTAACGTCGTGCTTTATTACACAGGTTGGCCTTTAATCTCCTATCTCTTGTACTTTCTCACGCTTATTCTTCTCCTGACGTGTTAAAAACATAAatcgatatacatacgcacacacatacatattcgTTCGATTATCATTGcgaattcatttaaaaattcaatccCGTTCgagaatcatttaaaaaataataagctAGAAAACGAAAGACATTTGACGATGACAACGTTGACATTACATCATCTTTTTATTCGCAGGTGGTTTGGCTGACCGCAGTCCTGTGCCCGCGGCTTGCTGCCGCCAACCTCACTTTATCCTTTTCCTCTCGTAGATCCAGAGAGCATCCCTTCAGAGGACATATCTCTCGCTGGTGAGCATCGAAAAAGATTCTATCGTTTTCCTAATTACTTATTACTTCGTTCATTATACGATTTATACGCATACGTAACAATTTTCAGGACGGTGCCATTGGAAGACACGAACAAGCGAATGACGTACCGTGAGATGCAGATGGTTTTGCGCCAAGAGGGAGGCGAAGATGGCCTCGCAGTCGATTGTTGTCCGACGATAGAGGAAATGGTCGAGCCCGTTGGCGGCCGAAATCGGCAAGACATGTACGTCGAGCTCTATCGAGACGGCGAAAATGCCCAGAGGTTCTTCGAGTACTCCTGCAGGCCAGACGTCCTCGATAAGCCCTGCAGGTTCGTTGACCGGAAGCTTAGTAACCAGTCGAGATGCGTGCAGAAATTCTCATACACCTACGCTATCGTCGAGAATCCTGGAACGAAGGTACGGAAAACATGTGTGTCGACGTTAACTCACttaacaaagaaatttatatttaatcgtatACTCATTGAATTAtctaatatgtataattatttatacgcgTATAAGTATTAAAGCGTTAAAAcaagtattcttttttcctaggGAGGCAACGAAGAACACAGGAGGCATCATCACAGGGAACACAGATTTCCAACGTTTCCTGGGAACACAGTGAGCGGGTCAACGTGGACGTTGGACTACATCAGGGTAAGGAGCGGCTGCAGCTGCGAGATCATGCCGAAgccgaaaaagaagaaacccATGGCGACAAAGGCGAGAAAAGCGAAGAGCAAACTGCGCCAACAAAGAGATCAAGACTCAGACTTTGAGACGTGAGACTCGTGTTTGGTCGAACTgcaatatgaaagaaaaaaggttacCAGTGGTCGGTTCGCTGatcgcagaaaaaaaagacgtttTAACACGAGTAACGCCATATTTTCGATGTTATTCTGTttatgcatatacacataacATCATacttcgtttaataatttcgtattCGCTTAACCATTGCATATTTATTGATAGTAATTTACGTTGAAATATCGAGAAGGAAGTCGATTCGTATCTTTGTGCGAACATAAACGAAAAGTGAATTAAACGTAACGATGTCGAATGTGTTACAATCGAGATACGTTTTCTAACTCGATACATCGTCtacttaatttaatatcttagtCGTAAGAACgattattctatttcttatttttctctttcctctctctctctctctctctctctttctctctctcttctttttctttcttttttttttttaaatttataaaattgtatttacctttaattaagaaactatctgtaagaaaaaaatacgattagTTATAAAGTTTAAGCTATTTGTGTTTCATAGATCTGGGTGCTTcctattttaattcttttgttttgtttcttttttgtttcttctttcaataggaagattttttctctttcaagaaGAGTCGAACGTAGTTTCTCTAAAACACACGCacttatttaattctttacaattatgatatttaattatagttGTTAGATATACTTTTATAAGGCGCTGTATAGGGAGATGAAATGGTATAGGAAGCGAGGTGTTGACTTTGCGATAGCCATGACAACTATTAACAAATCTGATTACTTTAAGGACATAAATCAAAAGTTACTTTCGTTAGATGTGAAATAaagtattgtttttttttttgaacgtaggtatatgtattagtcgatttctaaagaaatatatcgtatcgtttatatatgaacttatgtatatgttataatCGAGATCACTCTAatctcaatattttataatattcggTCTATACTGTTCCAAATTGTcacttgaaaattaaataaaatatttttacaggatcgttcgaaaatgaacgtgtttatatatatatatatatatatatatatatatatatatatatatacacatatgtatatacatacgtacacatttatatatatatatatatatatatatatatatatatatatatgcgtgatAAACGATCGATACATTTCTATACCtatagtatttttaattaacgcaGATCCTTAAGTATTCGTACTGTTCTACATTATCGTAATTGTCGTATTAATAGATTTAACAAACTGGCTTCGGCTTGATAACATTCATGTATGATACATAAAGCATAGGGCTGGCAGAATATTTTCTGTATCGCCATGTAAACATTGTACATAAACGTCATTAAATACAGTTGTTATAAAACATGATTTTTCTAACGTATCTCTCTACGAACCCACATATGTCGCTATTGAACATTTCTGTTTCGTCTAAAAAACAATTCTCTGATATACTCGTTCGAGCGTAATTggatattttttgttagaaaaaaattttgtgaaATGAATTctgaaattagaatttttcaatatgtTTCTCTAAGAAATTGTATtagaattttgttatttatctatattttgtttatctatcgaagaacgattaataatactttaatgttaaattagaattagatTGAAAAATAGATCGACAAATCtctgaaatatgcagccattcgttCGATAATACTCACGTTATATAATCTcgttaataatacatatagatttcgatatatcgtaagTACTACCGATTAGATCTTACCAGGTGGAGATTGCTGTATCTGATGACCCACGGGCTAAAGCTGATTACTCTAAAACCTGCGTGATCGGCGTTCGCAAGGTAGCACAAACTAACCGcgaatggatggatggatcgTCAAGTAGCAGCTACATTTTCAATGGTTCTTACAATTGCCACATCTTATACGTTTCGTAGTTATGACTTTAATTTATAACAGTAGAAttggattttataaaaataaaattacgaatttaatcgaattttagaaaataaaaaagtgaaaattttGTGAATCGACTTTAATgtaaaacttgattttattgaaataaaattatgatattaattgaactttggaaaaaaaaatgcaaaagatttattattccactttaataataaaaatgcatgaaatatgtaataattctaTTCGCGTACGCGTGGCAATGTGGGATCGGAGATGGAATGTTACGTTGTTTCAGTGTTTTAAATCTGCattattacatttacattttgagcgacaacatggtaaaattaaaatatgactaagagcCATTCTCGAAACGTTCTGCGaaaccttcgaaaataactcaatagcttaatagttgccctcttgaggcACAGATTGTCGGGGCCTTTTCGacatatagcctcttctttgcttcgtgccctaaccacgACAATAAAACATTCGATAACTATCGTCTCTTATTCTAAAACttggaagaaaattaataaatttaacgcTACTCTAACGCAatcctaaaagaaaaatcgaaaaagtatagaaagagagagagagaaacgaaaatcaGTATATCAATTGCTGAAAATCTTgagctaaaaattgattaacttattctagGACTTACGAacaagtctctttatcttttatcaaagacTCTActcgattttattctttcaaatcgagactttcttttttctgcaacaaaattaatttaatatttgatcaattttcatttagaaatataatgaaaaatcctTGAATGCTCCTTTTTACAAGcgattacaataattattagataacAAATCATacaatttcgcttgtaattCAAAGATTATTCATCGCGAATGTTTTCTTGCTCGTTCTTTATTACAACTAACGAATGTCGATTTTTTACTATCtttgcgagaaaaaaaattttttttaatgcataaaaatattccaaatttcaaataattgtaattataagtTGTTACAGCGTTGTAACAAGAAGGCCgtatcctgatctaataaataaatcgaaaaacaagaaaccattcacgagtaaatctccgaagaaatttactcgtgatCAGTCAATGCTCTTCTACCAATTAATTACAACCGATCATTCGTGTCGATtaggacctttcgtcctcgacacgATCGAGTGATCGGAGGTACTTAAAAAttcacttactacttaagaagttctgcgaagcctccaaaacactcgtccgcgatttaggtcgaaattgagggtggatgattcgtagttggttgaaaatcgAAGTTGGACGAGATCGTCTTCgatgatgcactgactctaattcgcgataattatttattaacgaacgctCACTGAATTTACTTCGCGAAACTCTATTGTCTTTTATAAacacagtctgtgcgactgttaaaaaagcaaaaaactttgcgaacaaacactgactctattgcgactgcattgcacgcagtcgatacaaaaatatttcttgtttaaatcgcgaaacgcgaacgaacaaacactcgATTATTTCATTGCTACGCGCGCGATTGTAATAAAGTTctgaaacaagaaatataaacaaaataatcaatatcgtcgttagaataaaaaattgtataaattatccAAACAATGagtaatagagaaatatatttacttttaatcttCGTTGATACTTGCAGCAGACATCTTGTGAAAACTTCGATGTTCGctcgaatagaaagaagaattgaTCCAGTAATTATCAAAGTCAATCAAAGATTTGTTTCTGTTGTCGTCGCACGTAGTCAAGGATCGCCAGTTCAAAATAGAAgtctgaaataaaataaattgtatggATTATTAAAGAAACGTGTAATATAAGAGTATActttaattacttaattactttaattcttcgttattacttTGCAGCAACTTTTATTGACATCACAGGTAGCCAATCACcgatcaaaatttttaagtattaaaaattgtaagtaaaattgttttatgtattttacgcGTTACGATTTTTGTAATGATTAAAcgtattatcatttaaatattaatttattatattccgtgttcattaaaaattatttaaataattataaaattatcgaaaatattaatttctaagatTTTGCGTTTGGAAAGATAGAGCTCCGAtgttctctcgtcgaaataCAAAGTAAGACTGATTCAATAACTTTTAGTCGATCAAAGGTTTCATTTTGTTGACATTACACGTAAACAACAATCGCGAGATCAAAACTTTGAAGTATTGAAATGTttccataaaattattttatgtttttcgcTCGTTACGATCTTCGTAATGTATATTCAAACgtactattgtttaattattagtttattGTATTCCGTgtacattatatatcgtttaaacaattataaaattatcgaaaatatgaatttctgCGATTTCCCGTTTAGAAAGATAGAGCTTCGacgttctctcgtcgaaataCAAAGTAAGACTGATTCA contains:
- the LOC127065063 gene encoding uncharacterized protein LOC127065063 — protein: MRIEALSALVAVVWLTAVLCPRLAAANLTLSFSSRRSREHPFRGHISRWTVPLEDTNKRMTYREMQMVLRQEGGEDGLAVDCCPTIEEMVEPVGGRNRQDMYVELYRDGENAQRFFEYSCRPDVLDKPCRFVDRKLSNQSRCVQKFSYTYAIVENPGTKGGNEEHRRHHHREHRFPTFPGNTVSGSTWTLDYIRVRSGCSCEIMPKPKKKKPMATKARKAKSKLRQQRDQDSDFET